In Thunnus albacares chromosome 10, fThuAlb1.1, whole genome shotgun sequence, a single window of DNA contains:
- the trim105 gene encoding tripartite motif containing 105, with protein MAAAAAATPTKGSLREDLTCAICCDLFREPVMLACMHHFCKPCITRYWRGTQGPVTCPQCRKEFSTKHFQTNYLVTAMVEKVRATTSDTYIKNLEKQLKQALESHRLRKDDFINNIRRDKDKMDTIKRVRADLQARVQGEFRALHQILHDEEACMLEQLRREQEAELEKVQRHLEATEQAVRDLEENMTALQQACTANENTVLIELPQLRAWVQVDMAAEFDINAFSNKYMAPLQYISWRKMFKSLNPGPSPLTFDVDTAHPSILVSRDKTAAVECDSMISHKDYNKRFLQCVNILAAQGFQSGRHYWEVEVGPKSKWDIGVASESVDRRTRIKLSPESGYWTLRLRNGNEYSAGTQPWTRLRLASSPKKIGVFLDYEERRVSFFNADDMSLLYSFTNGPRGKAFPFFSPCITDSTQRSQPIQLLHYPPVALSG; from the exons atggctgctgctgctgctgctacaccCACCAAAGGCAGCCTCCGAGAGGACCTGACCTGTGCCATTTGCTGCGATCTCTTCCGGGAGCCTGTCATGTTGGCCTGTATGCACCATTTTTGCAAACCCTGTATCACCAGATACTGGAGAGGAACACAGGGCCCTGTAACATGCCCGCAGTGCCGCAAGGAGTTCAGCACCAAGCACTTTCAAACCAACTACCTTGTGACAGCCATGGTGGAGAAGGTCAGGGCCACCACCTCTGACACTTACATCAAGAATCTAGAG AAACAACTGAAACAGGCTTTGGAGAGTCATCGCCTGAGGAAGGACGACTTCATCAATAACATTCGTAGAGACAAAGACAAGATGGATACCATAAAG AGAGTCAGAGCAGATCTGCAGGCTCGTGTCCAAGGGGAATTCCGAGCACTCCATCAGATCCTGCACGACGAAGAGGCCTGTATGCTGGAGCAGCTAAGGAGAGAGCAGGAAGCGGAGCTGGAGAAGGTGCAGCGCCACCTTGAAGCTACCGAGCAGGCTGTGAGGGACCTGGAGGAAAATATGACAGCGCTCCAGCAGGCTTGCACTGCCAATGAGAACACGGTGCTGATTGAG CTCCCACAGCTTAG GGCATGGGTGCAGGTTGACATGGCTGCGGAGTTTGATATAAACGCTTTCAGCAACAAATACATGGCTCCGTTACAGTACATCTCATGGAGAAAGATGTTCAAGTCCTTGAATCCAG GTCCTTCACCATTAACGTTTGATGTCGACACAGCGCACCCGAGTATTTTAGTCTCCAGAGACAAAACTGCGGCGGTCGAATGTGACAGCATGATATCACACAAGGACTACAACAAGCGCTTCCTCCAGTGTGTCAACATTCTGGCTGCCCAGGGCTTCCAGTCAGGCCGACACTACTGGGAGGTAGAAGTTGGCCCCAAGTCCAAGTGGGACATTGGGGTGGCTTCCGAGTCTGTAGACAGACGCACTCGGATCAAGCTGAGCCCCGAAAGCGGCTACTGGACACTGAGGCTGCGTAACGGAAACGAGTACTCAGCCGGCACCCAGCCCTGGACGAGATTGCGGCTCGCCTCTTCCCCTAAGAAGATCGGGGTTTTCTTAGACTACGAAGAGAGGAGGGTGTCCTTCTTCAACGCTGATGACATGAGCCTGCTCTACTCTTTCACCAACGGGCCGAGAGGCAAGGCGTTCCCCTTCTTCAGCCCGTGCATTACCGACAGCACTCAGAGATCTCAGCCTATCCAGCTCCTCCATTACCCACCTGTCGCTCTGTCTGGCTAA